Proteins found in one Bacillus subtilis subsp. subtilis str. 168 genomic segment:
- the yyaD gene encoding putative transporter (Evidence 3: Putative function from multiple computational evidences; PubMedId: 15849754, 16847258, 16850406; Product type t: transporter): MLWRAGMKWMLLILGSLIGAGYASGQEIWQFFGAESGLAIVLFTIMFIFSSYIVMKISFKVQSTHFLPVLEHLMGPWLAKIYDVLIIFYLFSTTMVMIAGGGVTLQMYKLPFWWGITLICIVTVCLFLWDVKGILSINSILIPVLVAGLLYALISFQSTHHHTWTIDLSQQYNWPASITFTSLNILSVVAILSSVGKEMKGLGEAKIASVASGLIFGVISFVYNETLVELAGSLSQFEIPLFAVLEGAPYFLFLCMTAVLCLAIYTTTVAGLLGLSSRLMAFIHMPRWMIVLILLVLMVPFTSFGFSDLIAFLYPIYGMLNLYLLVCLLLYPILSKWK, translated from the coding sequence GTGTTGTGGAGAGCCGGAATGAAGTGGATGCTGCTCATATTAGGGAGCCTGATCGGGGCCGGATATGCGAGCGGTCAGGAGATATGGCAGTTTTTTGGGGCGGAAAGCGGACTTGCTATTGTGCTGTTTACAATTATGTTCATTTTCTCGTCTTATATTGTGATGAAAATCAGTTTTAAGGTTCAATCCACTCATTTTCTGCCGGTTCTGGAGCATTTAATGGGGCCATGGCTGGCGAAAATTTATGATGTCCTCATCATTTTTTATTTGTTTTCGACGACTATGGTGATGATTGCCGGAGGCGGTGTGACCCTGCAAATGTACAAGCTTCCTTTCTGGTGGGGAATCACGCTGATTTGCATCGTGACAGTGTGCTTGTTTTTGTGGGATGTGAAAGGAATATTATCTATAAATAGTATTTTGATTCCTGTGTTAGTAGCGGGGCTTTTATATGCGCTGATCTCCTTTCAGAGCACACATCACCATACGTGGACGATTGATTTGTCCCAGCAGTATAACTGGCCTGCGAGCATTACGTTTACCTCTTTAAACATCCTTTCAGTTGTTGCGATTTTATCCTCTGTTGGGAAAGAGATGAAAGGGCTCGGAGAAGCAAAAATCGCAAGTGTGGCAAGCGGTCTTATTTTTGGCGTGATCTCATTTGTTTATAATGAAACGTTGGTGGAGCTGGCGGGCTCCCTTTCTCAGTTTGAAATACCGCTGTTTGCCGTTCTGGAGGGTGCGCCTTATTTCCTTTTTTTATGTATGACGGCGGTGCTGTGCCTGGCGATTTACACGACGACGGTAGCTGGTTTGCTGGGTTTGTCCAGCCGGCTGATGGCGTTTATTCATATGCCGAGATGGATGATTGTGTTGATTTTGTTAGTGTTAATGGTACCTTTTACTTCTTTCGGATTTTCTGATTTGATCGCGTTCTTGTATCCGATATATGGGATGCTCAATTTGTATTTGTTAGTTTGTCTGCTCTTATATCCTATTTTGAGTAAATGGAAATAA
- the sprC gene encoding spore-specific protease (Evidence 2a: Function from experimental evidences in other organisms; PubMedId: 26362088; Product type e : enzyme) produces MNRKGGLFSSQERVKQYVSHTDAAAAKQIQTILSSSLRKAAGKPIVVVCIGTDRSTGDSLGPLVGMKLKQMQLTRFHVYGTLSDPVHAVNMKDKINDIHKLHKNPFVIAVDACLGRVKSVGSFQIGDGPLKPGAGVQKDLPEVGDLHINGIVNVSGFMEYFVLQNTRLNLVMNMANVLAEGLSLTDRTEWRQERLNPLQRLTGRI; encoded by the coding sequence ATGAATCGAAAAGGCGGGCTTTTTTCTTCTCAGGAACGAGTAAAGCAATATGTTTCACATACAGATGCTGCAGCGGCAAAACAAATCCAAACCATCCTTTCTTCATCCTTACGTAAAGCTGCTGGCAAACCAATTGTCGTGGTTTGTATCGGAACAGACCGTTCAACCGGTGACTCATTAGGCCCGCTCGTAGGAATGAAACTCAAACAGATGCAGCTCACCAGATTCCATGTCTACGGAACCTTATCTGACCCCGTCCATGCTGTGAACATGAAGGATAAAATCAATGACATTCATAAATTACATAAAAACCCATTTGTTATAGCAGTCGATGCATGCTTAGGCCGCGTTAAGAGTGTGGGTTCATTTCAAATCGGGGACGGGCCATTAAAGCCCGGAGCCGGTGTACAAAAAGACCTTCCTGAAGTGGGAGATCTTCATATTAACGGAATCGTGAATGTGAGCGGTTTTATGGAATATTTTGTATTGCAAAATACTAGACTCAACTTGGTCATGAATATGGCAAATGTTCTAGCGGAAGGTTTGAGTTTAACAGATCGGACAGAGTGGAGGCAAGAACGCCTTAACCCGTTGCAAAGGCTCACTGGGCGCATATAA
- the parB gene encoding site-specific DNA-binding protein (Evidence 1a: Function from experimental evidences in the studied strain; PubMedId: 11532141, 12950914, 15659156, 15774898, 15998739, 16677298, 21235642, 28407103; Product type f: factor): MAKGLGKGINALFNQVDLSEETVEEIKIADLRPNPYQPRKHFDDEALAELKESVLQHGILQPLIVRKSLKGYDIVAGERRFRAAKLAGLDTVPAIVRELSEALMREIALLENLQREDLSPLEEAQAYDSLLKHLDLTQEQLAKRLGKSRPHIANHLRLLTLPENIQQLIAEGTLSMGHGRTLLGLKNKNKLEPLVQKVIAEQLNVRQLEQLIQQLNQNVPRETKKKEPVKDAVLKERESYLQNYFGTTVNIKRQKKKGKIEIEFFSNEDLDRILELLSERES; the protein is encoded by the coding sequence ATGGCTAAAGGCCTTGGAAAAGGGATTAATGCGTTATTTAATCAGGTAGATTTGTCTGAAGAGACAGTTGAAGAAATTAAAATTGCCGATTTACGCCCTAATCCTTATCAGCCAAGAAAACACTTTGATGACGAGGCATTAGCTGAACTAAAAGAATCTGTGCTGCAGCATGGCATTCTTCAGCCGCTTATCGTCAGAAAATCTTTAAAAGGCTATGATATTGTTGCGGGTGAACGGCGTTTTCGAGCGGCAAAGCTGGCAGGTTTAGATACAGTTCCGGCCATTGTCCGTGAATTATCAGAGGCGTTAATGAGGGAAATTGCTTTATTAGAAAACCTTCAGCGTGAAGATTTATCTCCGCTTGAAGAGGCTCAGGCATATGACTCCCTTTTGAAACACTTAGATCTCACACAAGAGCAGCTTGCCAAACGTCTTGGGAAAAGCAGACCGCATATTGCGAATCATTTAAGACTGCTGACACTGCCAGAAAATATTCAACAGCTTATTGCCGAAGGCACGCTTTCTATGGGACATGGACGCACGCTTCTTGGCTTAAAAAACAAAAATAAGCTTGAACCGCTGGTACAAAAAGTGATTGCGGAGCAGCTCAATGTTCGCCAACTTGAGCAGCTGATTCAGCAGTTGAATCAGAATGTTCCACGTGAAACAAAGAAAAAAGAACCTGTGAAAGATGCGGTTCTAAAAGAACGGGAATCCTATCTCCAAAATTATTTTGGAACAACAGTTAATATTAAAAGACAGAAGAAAAAAGGCAAAATCGAAATTGAATTTTTCTCTAATGAAGACCTTGACCGGATTTTAGAGCTTTTGTCTGAACGAGAATCATAA
- the parA gene encoding chromosome partitioning protein; transcriptional regulator (Evidence 1a: Function from experimental evidences in the studied strain; PubMedId: 11532141, 12950914, 15659156, 15774898, 15998739, 16677298, 18077387, 28166228; Product type f: factor) — protein sequence MGKIIAITNQKGGVGKTTTSVNLGACLAYIGKRVLLVDIDPQGNATSGLGIEKADVEQCVYDILVDDADVIDIIKATTVENLDVIPATIQLAGAEIELVPTISREVRLKRALEAVKQNYDYIIIDCPPSLGLLTINALTASDSVVIPVQCEYYALEGLSQLLNTVRLVQKHLNTDLMIEGVLLTMLDARTNLGIQVIEEVKKYFRDKVYKTVIPRNVRLSEAPSHGKPIILYDPRSRGAEVYLDLAKEVAANG from the coding sequence GTGGGAAAAATCATAGCAATTACGAACCAAAAAGGCGGGGTCGGCAAAACAACGACGTCTGTCAACCTTGGGGCATGTTTGGCTTACATAGGGAAAAGGGTTCTGCTGGTAGATATTGATCCGCAGGGAAATGCGACAAGCGGATTAGGGATTGAAAAAGCCGATGTAGAGCAGTGTGTGTACGATATTTTAGTAGATGATGCAGATGTAATAGATATTATTAAAGCAACGACAGTAGAGAACTTGGATGTGATTCCTGCGACGATTCAGCTTGCAGGGGCTGAGATCGAGCTGGTTCCTACAATATCAAGAGAAGTGAGATTGAAGAGAGCGCTTGAAGCAGTAAAGCAAAATTATGATTATATTATCATTGATTGTCCGCCGTCATTGGGCTTGCTGACGATTAATGCCCTTACTGCCTCGGATTCCGTTGTGATTCCTGTACAGTGCGAATATTATGCCTTGGAGGGTCTCAGCCAGTTATTAAATACAGTACGTCTTGTGCAAAAGCATTTGAATACTGATTTAATGATTGAAGGTGTATTGCTGACAATGCTTGATGCCCGGACAAACCTTGGCATTCAAGTGATTGAAGAGGTTAAAAAGTATTTTAGGGATAAAGTATATAAGACAGTTATTCCGCGTAATGTCCGTCTGAGTGAGGCACCGAGTCACGGAAAACCCATCATTTTATACGATCCGCGGTCAAGAGGTGCGGAAGTATATTTAGATTTAGCAAAGGAAGTGGCTGCGAATGGCTAA
- the yyaB gene encoding putative antibiotic immunity protein (Evidence 3: Putative function from multiple computational evidences; PubMedId: 15849754, 16850406, 25651892; Product type m: membrane component) has translation MVYQTKRDVPVTLMIVFLILLIQADAIVPFVLGNMRVSGWIIFILLTLLNGLIIWSFIDLKYVLKEHHLIIKAGLIKHQIPYENIDKVVQKKKLWSGFRLIGSRHAITIYYQGGWGHAVISPQKSEEFIHKLKEKNSNIIIFTKSK, from the coding sequence ATGGTTTATCAAACGAAGAGAGATGTACCCGTTACGCTGATGATTGTGTTTCTCATATTACTGATACAAGCAGATGCCATTGTTCCTTTTGTGCTGGGAAATATGAGAGTTTCCGGCTGGATCATTTTTATTCTGCTGACTCTTTTAAATGGACTCATCATTTGGAGCTTTATTGACCTAAAATATGTATTGAAGGAACACCATCTGATCATTAAAGCCGGATTGATCAAACATCAAATTCCTTATGAAAACATCGATAAAGTCGTTCAAAAAAAGAAACTATGGTCCGGTTTTCGTCTGATCGGCTCTCGCCATGCCATCACAATATATTATCAGGGGGGATGGGGACATGCAGTAATTTCACCGCAAAAATCTGAAGAATTTATCCACAAGCTCAAAGAAAAGAATTCTAATATAATAATATTCACTAAAAGTAAGTGA
- the nocA gene encoding DNA-binding protein Spo0J-like (Evidence 1a: Function from experimental evidences in the studied strain; PubMedId: 11807071, 15210112, 16549676, 25568309, 28500529; Product type f: factor), producing the protein MKHSFSRFFGLGEKEQEPEIAEHDTNKEEILEIPVNAIVPNRFQPRTIFSDEKIKELAMTIHTHGIIQPIVVRHTEEEGQYELIAGERRWRAVQSLEWEKIPAIIKDFSDTETASVALIENLQREELSSIEEAHAYARLLELHDLTQEALAQRLGKGQSTIANKLRLLKLPQPVQEAIMEKKITERHARALIPLKQPELQVTLLTEIIEKSLNVKQTEDRVVKMLEQGQRKPKPRRKAFSRDTRIAMNTIRQSLSMVEDSGVKLNTEEEEFEEYIQLTIRIPK; encoded by the coding sequence ATGAAGCATTCATTCTCTCGTTTCTTCGGGCTTGGTGAGAAGGAACAGGAGCCGGAGATTGCTGAACATGATACAAACAAAGAAGAGATTCTGGAAATACCGGTAAATGCTATCGTTCCCAACCGTTTTCAGCCACGCACCATTTTCTCAGATGAAAAAATCAAAGAGTTAGCAATGACCATTCATACACACGGCATTATTCAGCCGATTGTTGTTAGGCATACAGAAGAAGAAGGCCAATACGAACTCATTGCAGGTGAAAGACGCTGGAGAGCGGTGCAATCGCTTGAGTGGGAAAAGATTCCGGCAATTATTAAGGATTTTTCCGACACGGAAACCGCTTCTGTGGCGTTAATCGAAAACTTGCAGCGGGAAGAACTGTCTTCTATTGAGGAAGCGCATGCTTATGCTAGGCTGCTTGAGCTGCATGATTTAACACAGGAGGCACTCGCACAGCGCTTAGGAAAAGGGCAGTCTACAATCGCGAATAAGCTTCGGTTATTAAAGCTGCCTCAGCCGGTCCAAGAGGCGATTATGGAGAAGAAAATCACCGAGCGCCATGCCAGAGCACTGATTCCGCTGAAACAGCCTGAGCTCCAAGTCACACTGCTCACAGAGATTATTGAGAAAAGTTTAAATGTAAAGCAGACAGAAGACCGCGTGGTGAAAATGCTGGAGCAAGGCCAGAGAAAGCCAAAGCCGAGACGCAAAGCATTCAGCAGAGATACAAGAATTGCGATGAACACGATTCGCCAGTCACTATCAATGGTGGAAGACAGCGGTGTAAAATTGAATACGGAAGAAGAAGAATTTGAAGAATATATTCAATTAACGATTCGCATACCAAAATAG
- the rsmG gene encoding 7-methylguanosine methyltransferase (16S rRNA, nucleotide G527) (Evidence 1a: Function from experimental evidences in the studied strain; PubMedId: 12001236, 17238915, 17573471, 19622680, 24509311; Product type e: enzyme), with the protein MNIEEFTSGLAEKGISLSPRQLEQFELYYDMLVEWNEKINLTSITEKKEVYLKHFYDSITAAFYVDFNQVNTICDVGAGAGFPSLPIKICFPHLHVTIVDSLNKRITFLEKLSEALQLENTTFCHDRAETFGQRKDVRESYDIVTARAVARLSVLSELCLPLVKKNGLFVALKAASAEEELNAGKKAITTLGGELENIHSFKLPIEESDRNIMVIRKIKNTPKKYPRKPGTPNKSPIEG; encoded by the coding sequence ATGAATATTGAAGAATTCACTTCTGGTTTGGCGGAAAAAGGGATCTCCCTTTCTCCCCGTCAGCTGGAGCAATTTGAGCTGTATTACGACATGCTGGTTGAATGGAACGAAAAAATCAATCTGACTTCAATAACAGAGAAAAAAGAAGTGTATTTAAAGCATTTTTATGATTCCATTACAGCTGCTTTTTATGTCGACTTCAATCAGGTGAACACGATTTGTGATGTTGGAGCGGGAGCGGGTTTTCCAAGTCTGCCGATAAAAATATGCTTTCCGCACCTCCATGTCACAATCGTGGATTCACTAAACAAACGGATTACGTTTTTAGAAAAGTTGTCTGAAGCTTTGCAATTGGAGAATACAACATTCTGCCATGACAGAGCTGAAACGTTCGGGCAACGGAAAGACGTGCGTGAAAGCTATGATATTGTGACGGCGCGCGCAGTTGCGAGATTATCTGTTTTGAGTGAGCTTTGCTTGCCTCTGGTGAAGAAAAACGGTTTATTTGTTGCTTTAAAAGCCGCATCAGCTGAAGAAGAACTGAATGCAGGCAAAAAAGCAATCACGACGCTTGGAGGAGAACTTGAGAATATCCATTCTTTTAAGCTGCCTATTGAAGAAAGCGATCGTAATATTATGGTGATACGCAAAATAAAAAATACACCTAAGAAGTATCCAAGAAAACCGGGAACTCCTAATAAATCGCCAATTGAAGGGTAA
- the trmF gene encoding tRNA uridine 5-carboxymethylaminomethyl modification enzyme (Evidence 2a: Function from experimental evidences in other organisms; PubMedId: 11914360, 14993678, 17062623, 26735940; Product type e: enzyme), producing MGYEAGQYDVIVIGAGHAGVEAALASARQGAKTLVLTINLDMVAFMPCNPSVGGPAKGIVVREIDALGGEMGRNIDKTHIQMRMLNTGKGPAVRALRAQADKFQYQHEMKNTLEKEPNLTLLQGIVERLIVEDGECRGVITQTGAHYRAKAVVMTTGTYLRGRIILGDLSYSSGPNNQQPSIKLSEHLEELGFDLVRFKTGTPPRVKSDTIDYSKTEIQPGDDVPRAFSYETVEYITDQLPCWLTYTSPETHEIIDSNLHRSPMYSGMIKGTGPRYCPSIEDKVVRFNDKPRHQIFLEPEGRNTQEVYVQGLSTSLPEDVQQRMLATIPGLENVQMMRAGYAIEYDAIVPTQLWPTLETKKITNLYTAGQINGTSGYEEAAGQGIMAGINAGRKALGKEEVILSRSDAYIGVLIDDLVTKGTNEPYRLLTSRAEYRLLLRHDNADLRLTEIGHRIGLISDERYAAFEKKKAAIEAEKKRLHSVIIKPSPENQEYIRSLGGSELKDGVRGTDLMKRPEMNYETVTKLAPPEVPVPQDVAEQVEIQVKYEGYIEKSLQQVEKLKKMENKKIPDRIDYDAIKGIATEARQKLKNVRPLSVAQASRISGVNPADISILLVYLEQGRIAKIAE from the coding sequence ATGGGGTATGAAGCAGGCCAATACGATGTGATTGTGATTGGCGCCGGGCATGCCGGTGTTGAGGCTGCCCTCGCATCTGCACGCCAAGGCGCCAAAACGCTTGTCTTGACCATCAACCTAGATATGGTTGCATTTATGCCATGTAATCCGTCTGTCGGCGGCCCCGCAAAAGGGATTGTCGTCCGCGAAATTGACGCGCTCGGCGGAGAAATGGGAAGAAACATCGATAAAACACATATTCAAATGAGAATGCTGAATACAGGAAAAGGTCCTGCGGTTCGTGCATTGCGTGCGCAAGCAGACAAATTCCAATATCAGCACGAAATGAAAAATACGCTTGAAAAAGAACCAAACTTAACATTGCTGCAAGGAATTGTGGAGCGGCTGATCGTTGAAGACGGCGAATGCCGAGGCGTTATTACACAAACAGGCGCACATTATCGTGCGAAAGCAGTTGTCATGACGACAGGGACATATTTAAGAGGACGTATCATTCTTGGCGATCTGTCTTACTCAAGCGGCCCGAATAACCAGCAGCCTTCTATTAAGCTTTCTGAGCATTTGGAGGAACTCGGTTTTGACCTTGTTCGTTTTAAAACAGGTACGCCGCCTCGCGTTAAAAGCGACACGATTGATTACAGCAAAACGGAAATTCAGCCTGGTGACGATGTGCCTCGCGCTTTCTCATATGAAACAGTGGAATATATCACAGATCAGCTCCCTTGCTGGCTGACATATACAAGCCCTGAGACACATGAGATTATTGACAGCAACCTGCACCGTTCACCGATGTATTCCGGTATGATCAAAGGTACGGGCCCAAGATACTGCCCATCCATTGAAGACAAAGTTGTCCGTTTTAATGATAAACCGCGTCACCAAATCTTCCTTGAGCCGGAAGGCAGAAATACACAGGAAGTCTATGTCCAAGGTTTATCTACAAGTCTTCCAGAAGACGTACAGCAAAGAATGCTTGCAACGATTCCTGGACTTGAAAACGTGCAAATGATGAGAGCCGGCTATGCGATCGAGTATGATGCAATCGTACCGACACAGCTATGGCCGACACTTGAAACCAAAAAAATCACAAACCTTTATACTGCAGGCCAAATTAACGGAACATCCGGTTATGAAGAAGCTGCGGGACAAGGGATTATGGCGGGAATCAATGCAGGACGAAAAGCGCTTGGAAAAGAAGAAGTAATTCTAAGCCGTTCTGACGCCTATATTGGTGTTCTGATTGATGACCTTGTGACAAAAGGTACCAATGAGCCATATCGTCTTTTGACATCACGTGCGGAATACAGATTGCTGCTTCGCCATGACAATGCTGATTTGCGTCTGACAGAAATCGGACATCGCATTGGATTGATTTCTGATGAGCGCTATGCGGCTTTTGAGAAGAAAAAAGCGGCGATCGAGGCGGAGAAAAAACGTCTTCATTCTGTAATTATCAAGCCGTCTCCGGAAAATCAAGAATATATCCGTTCTCTTGGCGGAAGCGAATTGAAAGATGGAGTTCGCGGCACAGACTTGATGAAACGTCCTGAAATGAACTATGAAACAGTCACAAAACTGGCGCCGCCAGAAGTGCCGGTTCCTCAAGACGTGGCAGAACAAGTAGAAATCCAAGTGAAATATGAAGGATATATTGAAAAATCTCTTCAGCAAGTGGAAAAACTGAAGAAGATGGAAAATAAAAAAATTCCAGACCGAATTGATTATGACGCAATTAAGGGGATTGCGACCGAGGCGCGTCAAAAACTGAAAAATGTACGGCCTTTGTCTGTTGCCCAGGCTTCCCGCATTTCCGGTGTAAACCCGGCGGACATTTCAATTCTATTGGTGTATTTAGAGCAGGGACGCATTGCGAAGATAGCCGAGTAG